In Novosphingobium kaempferiae, the DNA window CCGGTCCATCTGGGCCTTGGCGCGACTGCCGAAGCCCAGCCTGCCTTCACCGGCATGGAATGGTACGAAGCCTACGCGCAGCGCACCGAGGCGGACGGCAAGGAAGGCCGTCTCGTCAGCTGCTACGACTTCAGCGAAAGCTGGGATTCGTGGGAAATGCACCCGGAAGGCGACGAACTGGTCGTCTGCCTGTCCGGCACGATCACGCTGATCCAGGAATACCCCGACGGCCGCCTCCATTCCGAGACGCTGGAGGCGGGGCAGTACCTCATCAACCCGGCGGGCGTCTGGCACACCGCCGACGTCTCCGCGCCCGCCAGCGCGCTCTTCGTAACGGCGGGAATGGGGACCGAGGGGCGGCCGAGGTAGCGCCCTGCCGCAGGGGCTTCGACAAGCTCAGCCTGAGCGGGAACACCCCCATTCGTCATTGCGAGCGCAGCGAAGCAATCCAGCAGTAGCGCGTAACGCTGGATTGCTTCGCTGCGCTCGCAATGACGAGAACCTCTAAAACTCGCTCAGGCTGAGCTTGTCGAAGCCCCGGACCATACCCCAACGATCCAAATGTCACCCCAATGAACACGCGCCCGCACTTGTGACAATTCACGACAATAAACGCCGCTCCCGGCACATCTGCGCGACAACCCGCGTTTAGAACGGATCACAGAGAGCCGCGGGGCAGTTCTTCCCCCTCCCTTCCCTATGTCCCGCGGCTCTCATCCAATTCGTTACGGGACACGACAGATGACCAGCATGAAAACCCTGATGCTCGGCCTCTCGGCCGCAGCCCTCACCATCGGCGGCGTCGCCTGCGCGCAGGCCCCTGCCGCGCAGAAGCCGGGCATGGACCACGACCGCACCATCACGCGCGCCGAGGCCCAGACCCGCGCGACAGAGATGTTCGCCCGGCTCGACGTCAACAAGGACGGCAAGCTCGACAAGGCTGACCGCGACCTCGGCCGCCAGCAGATGCGCGAGAAGATGTTCGCGAAGCTCGACGCCAATGGCGACGGCTCGATCTCCAAGGCCGAATTCATGGCCGACAAGGGGCCGGAAGGTCGCGGTCCCGGCATGGACGGCCCGCCGCCCCCGCCTCCGGGTGACGATGCTGCGCCGCCGCCCCCTCCCGGTGGCGAGGGCCCCGGAATGCATGATGGCATGCGTGACGGCAAGCACGGCGGCAAGTTCGGGCGTGGTCACGGCGGTCGCCATCACTTCGGCGGCCCGCGCGGCGGCATGATGATGGAGAAGCAGGCCGACACCAACAACGACGGCGCCGTCAGCCAGGCCGAATTCGTCGCCGCCGCCCTCAAGCGCTTCGATGCCGAGGACGCCAACCACGACGGCAAGGTAACGAAGGAAGAGCGTCAGGCCGCCCGCGCCGCGAAGAAGGCGGAATGGCAGGCCAAGAGGGCTGACAAGAAGGCGGCAAACTGACAGGAAGACGCGGTAACGCCATGGATCTTGAAATGAACGATACCGCGTCTGCCCCTGGGCTTTCGAAGTTGCTGCTTGTCGATGACGAAGCCTCCCTGCGCGAACCCCTGGGCGACTACCTGTCGCGGCAGGGGTTCGCCGTCGTCCAGGCATCGAGCGCGGCGGAAGCCCGCTCGCGCCTGCGAGATGCCCGCTTCGACCTCGTCCTGCTCGACATCATGATGCCCGGAGAGGACGGACTCTCGCTGTGCCGTCATCTGGTGGAAGCGCAGGACGTGCCGGTGATCTTCCTCACCGCGCGCGGCGAGGCGACCGACCGCATCGTCGGGCTGGAGATCGGCGCCGACGATTACGTGGTGAAGCCCTTCGAGCCGCGCGAACTGGTCGCCCGCATCCGCAGCGTGCTGCGCCGCGCCTCGCGCGCCGCGCCCGCCCAGACCGAGAACGAGGCCTTCGAGTTCGAGGGCTGGAAGCTCGACCCGCTCAAGCGCCGCCTCATCGACGCCGAGGGCGCGGTCGTCGCGATCTCCTCGGTCGAGTTCCGCCTGCTCATGGCCTTCCTCGAACACCCGCGCCAGGTGCTCAACCGCGACCGCCTGCTCGACATGGTGCAGGGCCGCGAGGCGCACCTGTTCGACCGCGCGGTGGACAACCAGGTCAGCCGCCTCAGGCGCAAGATCGAGAACGACAGCCGGAACGCCCAGCTCATCCAGACGGTCTGGGGCGGCGGCTACATGCTCGCCGCCGACGTGCGCCGCGTGCCCATAACCGACTGATGCGCGCACTGAGTTTTCTCCAGCCCCGCAGCCTGATGGGGCAGATGCTGCTGGCGGTCGCCGCCGCGCTGCTGCTGGTGCAGGGCATCGGCGCGATCCTCGTCTACCGCGCCCAGCGCGAGGGCTACGAGGCGGGCATGACCAATGCCGTCGCCTTCAAGCTCATCGCCGAGACACGCGGCAAGGGCGCGCTCGGGCGCATCCTGCGCAACAACGACCGCGAGCGTGACCGCGCGCCGTTCGGAGGCCCGCCCCTGCGCGGCTTCCCGCTCGAATTCAGCGGCAGTTCCCCGGTCCGCCCCGGTGAGAAGCGCGATTCCGATGCCGAGGAACGCCTCGCCCACACCCTTACCGAGCAGGACTTCCCCGCTTCCGAGATCGTCGTCGTCCACCGCACGGTGAAGCGCGACGCCTTCGCCCGCAACCACACGCAGCGGCGCGCGGCGATGGGGCGGCTCGATGGGCCGGAGATGAACGAGATGATGGACGATCACCTGCTGGTCGTCGGCGTCAAGCAGCCCGGCAAGGCCAACTGGATGGTCGCCCGCGTCCGCAGCCCCCGCGCGTTCAACGCGATGATCCGGCCGCTGCTGGTCCAGACCGTCATCATCTACCTCGTCCTCGTCGGCGCGGTGGCGCTCATCCTGCGCCGCATCACCCGCCCGCTCGCCGCGCTGACCCGCCGCGTGGAGCAGTTCGCCTTCGCCCCGGGCTCAGCGGGCCAGCTCGACCCCAGCGGGCCGGAGGACATGCAGCGCCTGATCGTCGCCCACAACGCGATGGAAGCGCGCATCGTCGCCATGCTGGACGAGAAGGACCTGATGCTCGGCGCCATCGGGCACGACCTCAAGACCCCGCTCGCCGCGCTGCGCGTCCGCATCGAATCGGTCGAGGACGATACCGAGCGCGGCCGCATGGCAGCCACCATCGAGGACATCGTGCGCACCCTCGACGACATCCTCTCCCTCGCGCGGGTCGGCCGCCCGAGCGACCCGCGCGAACGCACCGAACTCTCCGCCCTCGTCGCCTCGGTGGTCGAGGAATACGAGGACATGGGCGAGCCGGTTGAGCTTGGCGATACCCAGCGCATCGTGCTCGAACTGCGCTCCACATGGCTGCGGCGGGCGCTGCGCAACCTCATCGACAACGCCATCCGCTATGGCGACGGCGCGCGCGTCGCACTGGAGCGGGAAGGCGATCGTGCCGTCGTGCGCATCGACGACGACGGACCCGGCATCCCCGAGGACGAGATCGAGGCGATGACCAACCCCTTCACCCGCGGCGACCCCTCGCGCAACAAGGCCACCGGCGGCGCGGGCCTCGGCCTCGCCCTGGCGCGCGCCATCGCCGACCAGCACGGCGGCGCGCTGGTGCTGGCGAACCGGCTCTCGGCTGACGGGATGGTCGAGGGACTGACGGTAAGGCTGGAACTGCCGGTCGGGTAAAGTTCCTCCCCGAGCTTGTCTCGGGGAGGGGGACCGCCGCCGCAGGCGGTGGTGGAGGGGGAGAACCTTGCGCCATTCCCCCTCCGTCAGTCGCTGCGCGACTGCCACCTCCCCGAGCAAGCTCGGGGAGGAATTATGTTAGCGCAGCGTCGCGAACTCGGCGTCGATCTGCTTACCCATCATGTCGTCGAGCAACCCGCAGTTGCGCACCCGTTCCACCGCGCGGTCGAGTTCCAGCGCACCGGGCGTCCCGGCGAAGTGCGCGCCGAAATCCTTCGCGATCCGGTCCGCCCGCGCCACCGAGCAGTAGCGCCCCAGCATCTGCGGCAGCCGCGTCGCGAACGCCAGCCCGTCCGCCCCGCCCAGCAGCACACCGACATGCGCCAGCGCCCAGTCGTAGCCGTAATCGCGGCTGGCACTGCGGGCCATCACGTTGTCGAGAATATCGCGCCGCTCGCTTTCGCGCAGGCGCGGATCGTCGAGCGCCAGCAGCCACGCCGCCATCTCGGGAAACCCGGTGCGCGAGACCGCGCCCAGCACCTCGGGCCGGAACACCGGATCCTCCGACGCCAGCGCCTTTTCCAGCAGCCCCCGCACCGCCGCCGCATCGCGGTTGTAGAGGTAGATGTCGAAGGCATGGTCGAACCACGCCGGATCGAGCGCGGCGCGGTCCCCCGCCAGATAGGCCACCGCCGCATCGTCGAGCTGCTTGCGCAGGCCCCGCCCGCTCCCGGTGCCGACGAGCGCGTTGACCACCTGCACCCGCCGCTGCGCCCGCGCCGCCGCATCGCGCGCATAGACGCCCGCGCGCGGATCGAAGCCGTATTCCTTCAGCAGCGGCATGTAGAGCTTCTCACGCAGCAGGCGAAAGCCGCGCCGCCCCTGCGCGCTGACGATGTTCTCGCGCACCAGCTTCGACAGCGCCTTGTCCGCCGCATCGGCCGCGTGGGGATCGGGATGGCGGATCAGCTTGCGCTCCAGCCGCGCCATCTCGCCGATGGTGCCCCGCCCTGCGCGGATCGAAGCCCAGAGCGAATCCACCAGCGCCAGCGCCTCGCCGCCGGGAAGCGCATCGGCGCCCGCGATCAGTTCCTGCCAGTGCCCGGCGGTCAGCTCGAAGCGGTAGTAGCCGGTGCCCCCCGCGTTCGGGAACACCGCCCCCTCACCCGGCATCGTGAACGCCTGCGTGCGCTGGTCCATGATGAAGCAGCGCCGCTCCGCGCCCCGGCGCAGGCATAGCGGGATCGTCCAGCGCACGTCCGGCGGCGCGACGCCCGCCGTGGTGTAGCGCAGCTGCGTCACCGTCACCCGGTCCCCGTCGCGCCGCATGGCGAGGAGCGGGACGCCCGGTTGCTCGACGAAGCTGCGCATCGCGGGCACCAGCTTCGGGTTGCCCGCCACTTCGGCGAGCGCGGTGAAGAAGTCCTCGCTCGTCGCACTGACTTCGCGGTGGGCGGCGATGTAACGGCGCACGCCCTCGCGGAAGGCATCGTCGCCCAGCCACGCGGCGACCATCCCGACGACATGCCCGCCCTTGCCATACGTGATCGTGTCGAAGGCGGTGTCGATGCGGCGGCTGTCGTCGATGGGCTGGCGCACCGACCGCCCGGCGAGCAGCGCGTCGGTCTCCATCGCCTCGTAGCCGGAGCCGAGCGCGTCCCCGGCGATGCCGAGGTCCGGCCGCCACGCCGCGCCAATGCGGTAGCCGATCCAGTTGGCGAAGCTCTCGTTCAGCCACAGGTCGTCCCACCAGTCCGGCGTGACGAGGTTGCCGAACCACTGGTGCCCAAGTTCGTGCGCAGCGGTGATCGCGAAGCTGCGCTGCTGCGCCACCGGCGCGTCGGCGTCCATCACCAGCAGGTCGTCGCGATAGAGCGCCGCACCCGCGTTCTCCATCGCCCCGCGCAGGACCGGCGTGCTCACCTGATCCATCTTCGGGAACGGGAAGGGCTCGCCGAAATAGTCCTCCAGCAGTCCGACGATCTTCTGCGTGCCGTCGAGTGCGAACGCCAGTTTTCCTGCATTCGGCGCGGTTGAGGCCACGCGCAGCGAAAGCGGCGTGGTGCGCCCGCCCTGCGGCGGCGCTTCGCCCGCCAGCGTCGCGAAGGGGCCGACCATCATCGCCACCAGATACGTCGGCAGCGGCGCGGTGGGCGCGAAGCGGTGGACCGTCAGGCCATCGGTGCCGACCGTGCCCTGCTCCGGCGTGTTGCCGATCACGGTCAGCCCCGCGGGCGTGCGCAGGGTCAGGGCGAAGGGCGTCTTGAAGCCGGGCTGGTCGAAGCAGGGAAACGCCGCCCGCGCGTCGATCGCCTCGAACTGGGTCCAGGCGTACCATGCGCCCTCCACCTGCACGCGGAACAGCCCGGCGGGGCCATCGGCGAACGGCGCATCGTAGTCGAACGCCAGCGTGACCGGGCCGGGCGGCAGCGCCTCTGCGAAGGTGATGCGCGCGACGCCGACCGGATCGAGCTGCCGCCAACGGCCGATGTAGGAGCGCCCCCTGACGGTGGCGACGACGCGCGAGACGTTCAACCCGCGTCCGTGAAGGTCGATGGAGGAACTGGTCGAGGCCAGCACCACGTCGATCTCGACATGCCCGGAAAAGCGCGGGCGCGACGGGTCCACGGTGAGGTCGAGACGATAGGCGGTAGGCCGGGCGGCATCGCTCAGGCGACCGAGGGGGACGGGCTCCACGCGCGGCGCGGATACGGCGATCTCCTGCGCGACCGCACTCCCGCCGATCATCGAGAGCAAGGCTGCCGCAAGCAGAACCGCCTTGCTTCCCCGAACCAGACCCTCCCCTTTTCTCGTCATTGCGCGCGTGGCGAAGCAATCCAGCACGGAGCCTCGATACTGTGGATTGCCGCAGCCCTTCGGGCTTCGCAATGACGGCGAAGGAAGGCCGTGATGCTTATCGCATCAACCCTCCGATAAGATTGCGCGCGAAACGCCCAAGCCCCGGAAAGCCGATGGCCTTGCCCAGCACGTCGCCCACTGTCCCGGCGGCGGCGCTGGCGGCGGAGGCCTTGGGGCTGGCGCGGCTCTTCTTGCCCTGCATCTGCTGCGCGAGGATCGAGCCCGCGCTGGCGGCGGCGGCTCCGGCGGCGGCCTTGGCGACCTTGCCGCCGATGCCGTCCCACAGGCCGGGGCTCTTGCGCTCCTGCTTGCGCACTTCCTCCTCGCCCTTCTCCTCGACCTCCTGCGCGGTGGCTGCGGCGTCGGCGGCCTTGGCGGCGAGCACTTCCTCGGCGCTCTCGCGGTCGATGCGGGTGTCGTACTTGCCATCAAACGGGCTGATCGACTGGACGATGGCGCGTTCCTTGTCGGTCACCGGCCCCAGCCGTGAGCGCGGCGGCGCCACCAGGGTACGCTGGACCACCGATGGCGCGCCGTCGTCGCCCAGCGTGGAGACCAGCGCCTCGCCCACCTTAAGTTCGGTGATCGCCGTCTCGACGTCGAGGTCGGGGTTGATGCGGAACGTCTCGGCGGCGGCCTTTATCGCCCGCTTGTCGCGCGGGGTGAAGGCGCGCAGCGCGTGCTGCACCCGGTTGCCGAGCTGCCCCGCGATCTCCTCCGGGATATCGATCGGGTTCTGCGTGACGAAGTAGACGCCGACGCCCTTGGAGCGCACCAGCCGCACCACCTGCTCGACCTTGTCCTGCAGCGCCTTGGGCGCATCGTCGAACAGCAGGTGCGCCTCGTCGAAGAAGAACACCAGCTTGGGCTTGTCGGGGTCGCCGACCTCGGGCAGCGCCTCGAAGAGTTCCGACAACAGCCAGAGCAGGAACGTGGCGTAGAGCTTCGGGCTGCGCATCAGCTTGTCGGCGGCAAGGACGTTGATGTAGCCGCGCCCCTGATCGTCGCACTTGATGAAATCGGCGATTTCCAGCGCGGGTTCGCCAAAGAACTGCGCCGCGCCCTGGCTCTCCAGCGCCAGAAGCTGCCTCTGGATGGTTCCGACGCTCGCCCGTGTCACATTGCCGTACTTCAGTGACAGCTCGGTGCCGTTCTGTGCCGTGTATGCGAGCATGGATTGCAGGTCTTCGAGGTCCAGCAGCAGCAGGCCCTGCTCGTCGGCATAGCGGAAGACGATGTTGAGAACGCCCTCCTGCGTCTCGTTCAGGTCCATCAGGCGAGAGAGCAGCAGCGGCCCCATTTCCGAGATCGTGGTGCGGATCGGATGGCCCTGCTCGCCGTAGATATCCCAGAAAACCGCCGGATTGTCGGCATAGGCATAGTCGGCGATGCCGATCTCCTGCGCCCGCGATTCGAGGATGGCGGCGTTCTTGAACTGCGGGCTTCCGGCCATGCAGACGCCCGAAAGGTCGCCCTTCACGTCCGCCATGAATACCGGCACGCCAGCGGCAGAGAACTGCTCGGCAATGGTCTGCAAGGTCACCGTCTTGCCGGTGCCAGTGGCGCCCGCGATCAGGCCATGGCGGTTGGCGCGGCCAAGGCGCAGCACCTGCCGCTCTCCATTGCCGCCAAGTCCAAGGAATATCTCGCTCATCCTGCCGTCTCCCTGCCCTGTCGCGCCTCAAGGTTTACGGCCATCGCCCGCGATTGCAAACGGCGAAAAGGCCCAAGATCACGCGGGTTTTGCCAGCCGCGCTCAGTGCCGCTAAGGGGCGCGAAGACCCCATGACCGAACCTTTCGTCCTCCTCGATGACGCCCGCGCCGACGGTGCGGCCGCCGCCCGCCTCTACCGGGCCCCGCGCGAAACCGTCGTGGCGATGCGCGGCGAGGACGTCGCTCCCGCGCTTGAGCGCATCGAAACGCTGCGGCGCGAGCGGCTGCACCTCGCCGGATACCTGACTTACGAAGCCGGGCTGGCGCTGGAACCGCGCCTGGCCCCGCTATCGCGCAAGGCCGGAAATGCGCCGCTCCTGTGGTTCGGCGCGTTCGACGGGTTCGAGGAACTCCCCGCCGACGACCTCGCAGCATGGCTGGAGGCGCAGGCCGGCACGGAACGCCCCGCCATCGGCCCGCTCGAACCGCAGATCGACATCCCCGGATACGAGCAGGCCTTCGCCACGATCCACGGCGCGATCGAGGCGGGCGACATCTATCAGGCCAATCTCACCTTCCCGCTGGCAGGCCCATGGAGCGGCGATCCGCTGGTGCTCTACGCCGCGCTGCGCCCGCGCGCAGCGGCAGGCTACGGCGCGGTCATCCATGACGGCGCGCGCTGGCATCTCAGCTTCTCGCCCGAACTGTTCTTCGCGCTTTCCGGCCGCGAGGTGGAAGTCCGGCCGATGAAAGGCACCCGCCCACGCGGCCGCGA includes these proteins:
- a CDS encoding cupin domain-containing protein, with protein sequence MSGARDLRTFPVHLGLGATAEAQPAFTGMEWYEAYAQRTEADGKEGRLVSCYDFSESWDSWEMHPEGDELVVCLSGTITLIQEYPDGRLHSETLEAGQYLINPAGVWHTADVSAPASALFVTAGMGTEGRPR
- a CDS encoding EF-hand domain-containing protein codes for the protein MTSMKTLMLGLSAAALTIGGVACAQAPAAQKPGMDHDRTITRAEAQTRATEMFARLDVNKDGKLDKADRDLGRQQMREKMFAKLDANGDGSISKAEFMADKGPEGRGPGMDGPPPPPPGDDAAPPPPPGGEGPGMHDGMRDGKHGGKFGRGHGGRHHFGGPRGGMMMEKQADTNNDGAVSQAEFVAAALKRFDAEDANHDGKVTKEERQAARAAKKAEWQAKRADKKAAN
- a CDS encoding response regulator, which produces MNDTASAPGLSKLLLVDDEASLREPLGDYLSRQGFAVVQASSAAEARSRLRDARFDLVLLDIMMPGEDGLSLCRHLVEAQDVPVIFLTARGEATDRIVGLEIGADDYVVKPFEPRELVARIRSVLRRASRAAPAQTENEAFEFEGWKLDPLKRRLIDAEGAVVAISSVEFRLLMAFLEHPRQVLNRDRLLDMVQGREAHLFDRAVDNQVSRLRRKIENDSRNAQLIQTVWGGGYMLAADVRRVPITD
- a CDS encoding sensor histidine kinase, encoding MRALSFLQPRSLMGQMLLAVAAALLLVQGIGAILVYRAQREGYEAGMTNAVAFKLIAETRGKGALGRILRNNDRERDRAPFGGPPLRGFPLEFSGSSPVRPGEKRDSDAEERLAHTLTEQDFPASEIVVVHRTVKRDAFARNHTQRRAAMGRLDGPEMNEMMDDHLLVVGVKQPGKANWMVARVRSPRAFNAMIRPLLVQTVIIYLVLVGAVALILRRITRPLAALTRRVEQFAFAPGSAGQLDPSGPEDMQRLIVAHNAMEARIVAMLDEKDLMLGAIGHDLKTPLAALRVRIESVEDDTERGRMAATIEDIVRTLDDILSLARVGRPSDPRERTELSALVASVVEEYEDMGEPVELGDTQRIVLELRSTWLRRALRNLIDNAIRYGDGARVALEREGDRAVVRIDDDGPGIPEDEIEAMTNPFTRGDPSRNKATGGAGLGLALARAIADQHGGALVLANRLSADGMVEGLTVRLELPVG
- a CDS encoding M1 family metallopeptidase codes for the protein MIGGSAVAQEIAVSAPRVEPVPLGRLSDAARPTAYRLDLTVDPSRPRFSGHVEIDVVLASTSSSIDLHGRGLNVSRVVATVRGRSYIGRWRQLDPVGVARITFAEALPPGPVTLAFDYDAPFADGPAGLFRVQVEGAWYAWTQFEAIDARAAFPCFDQPGFKTPFALTLRTPAGLTVIGNTPEQGTVGTDGLTVHRFAPTAPLPTYLVAMMVGPFATLAGEAPPQGGRTTPLSLRVASTAPNAGKLAFALDGTQKIVGLLEDYFGEPFPFPKMDQVSTPVLRGAMENAGAALYRDDLLVMDADAPVAQQRSFAITAAHELGHQWFGNLVTPDWWDDLWLNESFANWIGYRIGAAWRPDLGIAGDALGSGYEAMETDALLAGRSVRQPIDDSRRIDTAFDTITYGKGGHVVGMVAAWLGDDAFREGVRRYIAAHREVSATSEDFFTALAEVAGNPKLVPAMRSFVEQPGVPLLAMRRDGDRVTVTQLRYTTAGVAPPDVRWTIPLCLRRGAERRCFIMDQRTQAFTMPGEGAVFPNAGGTGYYRFELTAGHWQELIAGADALPGGEALALVDSLWASIRAGRGTIGEMARLERKLIRHPDPHAADAADKALSKLVRENIVSAQGRRGFRLLREKLYMPLLKEYGFDPRAGVYARDAAARAQRRVQVVNALVGTGSGRGLRKQLDDAAVAYLAGDRAALDPAWFDHAFDIYLYNRDAAAVRGLLEKALASEDPVFRPEVLGAVSRTGFPEMAAWLLALDDPRLRESERRDILDNVMARSASRDYGYDWALAHVGVLLGGADGLAFATRLPQMLGRYCSVARADRIAKDFGAHFAGTPGALELDRAVERVRNCGLLDDMMGKQIDAEFATLR
- a CDS encoding helicase HerA-like domain-containing protein; translation: MSEIFLGLGGNGERQVLRLGRANRHGLIAGATGTGKTVTLQTIAEQFSAAGVPVFMADVKGDLSGVCMAGSPQFKNAAILESRAQEIGIADYAYADNPAVFWDIYGEQGHPIRTTISEMGPLLLSRLMDLNETQEGVLNIVFRYADEQGLLLLDLEDLQSMLAYTAQNGTELSLKYGNVTRASVGTIQRQLLALESQGAAQFFGEPALEIADFIKCDDQGRGYINVLAADKLMRSPKLYATFLLWLLSELFEALPEVGDPDKPKLVFFFDEAHLLFDDAPKALQDKVEQVVRLVRSKGVGVYFVTQNPIDIPEEIAGQLGNRVQHALRAFTPRDKRAIKAAAETFRINPDLDVETAITELKVGEALVSTLGDDGAPSVVQRTLVAPPRSRLGPVTDKERAIVQSISPFDGKYDTRIDRESAEEVLAAKAADAAATAQEVEEKGEEEVRKQERKSPGLWDGIGGKVAKAAAGAAAASAGSILAQQMQGKKSRASPKASAASAAAGTVGDVLGKAIGFPGLGRFARNLIGGLMR